One region of Paenibacillus polymyxa M1 genomic DNA includes:
- a CDS encoding NAD-dependent epimerase/dehydratase family protein, which translates to MDRSTAEQRRPVIVITGAAGYTGMHACLYFAQLGWEVAALTRTAASASKLTSLAGDDEYPSPDVGTHVCITPYVCDLLDKKRLGEVIRQIAPDYVLHLGGKNSVPESWQSPLLYMESNVLSTLYLLDVLRPFPKVRIVVAGSRLKTALQAPYYPPHPYSLSKSLQEAVALSWGALFDQSVMLAEPCNLIGPGPSTGFCALLAGYIARTEQSVRDVQNVEPPALASVSAPTPFQVSSRHALRDFLDVRDAVRAYSVLLERGVPGRVYPVCSGKMMQLGDIVERMIALADTPVAIQWGDVTEEASTDVYQPKELEELGWMPTIPLGQSLKDMIGYSRARKEETR; encoded by the coding sequence ATGGACAGAAGCACAGCGGAACAACGTCGGCCTGTCATAGTCATTACCGGAGCGGCAGGCTATACCGGGATGCACGCCTGCCTCTATTTTGCACAGCTCGGCTGGGAGGTGGCGGCGCTGACTCGCACTGCCGCTTCCGCATCAAAGCTGACCTCACTGGCTGGAGATGATGAGTATCCTAGTCCGGATGTCGGCACTCACGTCTGTATCACGCCTTATGTATGTGATTTGCTTGATAAGAAACGTCTTGGCGAAGTAATCCGCCAAATTGCACCGGATTATGTGCTTCATCTGGGCGGTAAAAATTCGGTGCCTGAATCATGGCAAAGTCCACTGCTGTACATGGAATCCAATGTACTGTCCACATTGTATCTGCTGGATGTACTGCGCCCTTTCCCAAAAGTCCGAATTGTAGTGGCGGGTTCTCGCCTAAAGACGGCTTTGCAGGCACCGTATTATCCTCCGCACCCGTACAGCCTCAGCAAAAGCCTTCAAGAGGCAGTCGCGCTTTCGTGGGGTGCGCTGTTCGATCAATCCGTCATGCTGGCGGAGCCTTGCAATCTGATCGGCCCGGGTCCCTCCACCGGTTTCTGTGCACTGTTGGCAGGCTATATCGCACGGACCGAGCAGAGCGTGCGAGACGTGCAGAATGTAGAGCCCCCTGCCCTTGCTTCCGTTTCTGCACCGACTCCGTTTCAGGTTTCTTCACGGCATGCGCTGCGAGATTTTCTGGACGTGCGCGATGCTGTCCGAGCGTATAGCGTGCTACTGGAGCGAGGTGTTCCGGGGCGTGTATACCCTGTTTGCTCAGGCAAGATGATGCAGTTGGGGGATATCGTAGAACGTATGATTGCGTTGGCAGACACCCCTGTTGCCATACAATGGGGAGATGTGACAGAAGAGGCGTCCACGGATGTATATCAGCCAAAGGAACTAGAGGAACTGGGCTGGATGCCAACCATTCCGTTAGGGCAATCACTGAAGGATATGATTGGCTACAGTCGAGCCAGAAAGGAAGAAACGAGATGA